The following are from one region of the Cytobacillus firmus genome:
- a CDS encoding methyl-accepting chemotaxis protein, with product MKLSVAKKLFLGFLSVLLLFGLVAGLSNYELGNVNRNYQSLIDDNVSEVMLVKTLKAELMNEAGGIRGYLLTGDSTYLSDYESSRKRMEHHINKLNELAGNKKEKELAKELEMLHNRYQSIIDKEIKFKLEENNAYMSLVETSDKQVSQDFNKKADELVKFYESQLDAGINETVSGVKSSQTITLIITILAVLAAMLIAYFISRMISRPINLAAAAIDKVAGGDLSQTSIKVKNRDEIGAFILSLNKMVQDLRSVVSQVRSTSEQVASSSEQLAASAEESSLASEQVAAISQKNALGTEQQLHRFREVSSSMEEISSGMQQISLSSELMLEAAEKADTLTKQGTNSVDNAVRQMNEINTSVGSAAQHIYTLESRSQEISNIVELITNIAEQTNLLALNAAIEAARAGEHGRGFSVVADEVRKLAEGSKQSAIQIQQMIGLVQEETKQAVLAMEKGNEQVREGLEDTMEASAAFAEIAHSMGDVTYKVEEVTSSMEELTALTTQIIDVMSNVQDISEKNAAASQETSAATEEQLATMEEVSSSAGSLAKLSEELQELVSRFKL from the coding sequence ATGAAATTATCTGTGGCAAAAAAACTGTTCCTCGGGTTTTTGTCTGTTCTTTTATTATTTGGCCTTGTCGCCGGTTTATCAAATTATGAACTTGGTAATGTTAACAGAAATTATCAAAGTTTAATAGATGATAATGTCTCTGAAGTGATGCTTGTAAAAACTCTGAAGGCAGAGCTTATGAATGAAGCAGGGGGGATCCGCGGCTATCTCCTGACAGGCGACTCTACATATTTGAGTGACTATGAAAGTTCCCGCAAGAGGATGGAGCATCATATCAATAAACTGAATGAATTAGCCGGCAATAAGAAGGAGAAGGAATTGGCGAAAGAGCTGGAAATGCTCCATAATCGCTACCAGAGCATTATTGACAAAGAAATTAAGTTTAAGCTTGAGGAAAATAATGCTTATATGTCATTAGTTGAAACCTCCGATAAACAGGTCAGCCAGGATTTTAACAAAAAAGCGGATGAACTTGTAAAATTTTACGAATCCCAATTAGATGCCGGAATAAATGAAACTGTCTCGGGCGTTAAATCTTCTCAGACGATTACATTAATTATTACAATTTTAGCTGTTTTAGCTGCTATGCTGATTGCTTATTTTATAAGCAGAATGATATCCAGGCCGATTAATCTGGCTGCAGCAGCGATAGACAAGGTGGCAGGAGGAGATTTAAGTCAGACCTCCATTAAAGTAAAAAACCGGGATGAAATAGGAGCGTTTATTTTATCATTAAATAAGATGGTCCAGGACTTGAGGTCTGTAGTCAGCCAGGTAAGAAGCACATCAGAACAAGTTGCATCAAGCAGTGAGCAGCTGGCGGCAAGTGCAGAAGAAAGTTCTTTGGCTTCTGAACAGGTAGCTGCTATTTCGCAGAAAAATGCTTTGGGGACTGAACAGCAGCTTCATCGTTTTAGAGAGGTATCTTCTTCAATGGAGGAGATTTCTTCCGGAATGCAGCAGATTTCTTTAAGCAGCGAGCTGATGCTTGAAGCGGCGGAAAAGGCTGATACTTTAACTAAACAAGGCACTAACTCAGTCGATAATGCTGTAAGGCAAATGAATGAAATAAATACTTCGGTAGGCAGCGCTGCTCAGCATATTTATACGCTCGAATCCCGATCACAAGAAATCAGCAATATCGTGGAATTAATCACGAATATCGCAGAACAGACAAATTTGCTTGCCCTCAATGCAGCGATTGAAGCTGCAAGGGCAGGTGAGCATGGCAGAGGCTTTTCGGTTGTCGCTGACGAGGTTCGTAAATTGGCAGAGGGTTCCAAGCAATCTGCCATTCAAATACAGCAAATGATAGGGCTTGTTCAGGAAGAAACAAAGCAGGCCGTTCTGGCAATGGAAAAAGGAAATGAACAGGTAAGGGAGGGCCTCGAAGATACAATGGAAGCAAGTGCAGCTTTTGCTGAGATCGCTCATTCAATGGGTGATGTAACGTACAAAGTTGAAGAAGTCACATCCTCAATGGAAGAACTGACTGCCTTAACCACTCAGATAATTGATGTCATGTCAAATGTTCAGGACATTTCAGAGAAAAATGCAGCAGCTTCACAGGAAACTTCAGCTGCAACTGAAGAGCAGCTCGCCACCATGGAAGAAGTATCTTCATCAGCAGGGTCTCTTGCAAAACTTTCTGAAGAATTGCAGGAACTTGTTTCGAGATTTAAATTATAA
- a CDS encoding VanW family protein, which produces MTKRKWGIALLLIVCFIGLAGCSGKAAGDNEPEKKPAEEKAKEEEKAQEEAIAEEQTQEDKKEEIKPVVVNVIDPDTKAVLKTFSPAEMGFGEDDEKYKADLAKWAKEIARGTDKMKGYDQRMTLDKIGSDGNIIKGQPEVILEESELVDKIFAASVSGGDVELPLYVSESGYDPADVPYLGEVVVASYTTNFNSGVAGRTKNIELSAEAINNIILGEGDHFSFNTTVGPSDEAHGYQPAEEALNGKLVMGIGGGICQTSSTLYNAVDKVGVSYVEKHHHSVTVGYVPKGRDATVSYGGKDFRFENTTGIPLLVKANFGNGVLTIEIRTAKKYEGMLKKAV; this is translated from the coding sequence ATGACTAAGCGAAAATGGGGAATAGCACTTTTGTTGATTGTCTGTTTTATAGGATTGGCCGGGTGTTCAGGAAAAGCTGCCGGCGATAATGAGCCGGAGAAAAAGCCTGCGGAAGAGAAGGCTAAAGAAGAAGAAAAGGCCCAAGAGGAGGCAATAGCAGAGGAGCAGACTCAGGAAGATAAGAAGGAAGAAATAAAGCCTGTTGTGGTTAATGTCATCGATCCTGATACAAAAGCAGTGCTAAAGACATTCAGCCCTGCTGAAATGGGATTTGGAGAGGATGATGAAAAATATAAAGCAGATCTTGCCAAATGGGCCAAAGAAATAGCGCGCGGGACGGATAAAATGAAAGGCTATGACCAAAGAATGACCCTAGACAAAATTGGTTCAGATGGCAATATCATTAAAGGGCAGCCTGAGGTTATTCTTGAAGAAAGCGAATTAGTGGATAAGATTTTTGCTGCTTCTGTAAGCGGCGGGGATGTTGAGCTGCCGCTCTATGTTTCAGAAAGCGGTTATGACCCTGCAGATGTGCCTTATTTAGGGGAAGTAGTCGTCGCATCCTATACTACCAATTTTAACAGCGGCGTGGCAGGAAGGACAAAAAACATTGAACTCTCAGCAGAAGCCATCAATAATATCATCCTTGGTGAGGGAGATCATTTTTCTTTTAATACAACAGTGGGGCCGAGTGATGAAGCGCATGGATATCAGCCTGCAGAAGAAGCCCTTAATGGCAAGCTCGTAATGGGCATTGGGGGCGGTATTTGCCAAACATCCTCCACTCTTTACAATGCTGTCGATAAAGTCGGGGTCAGCTATGTTGAAAAACACCACCACTCAGTGACAGTAGGCTATGTTCCTAAGGGCAGGGACGCAACCGTTTCCTATGGAGGCAAAGACTTCAGATTTGAAAACACAACCGGCATCCCGCTTCTTGTAAAAGCAAACTTCGGAAATGGTGTCTTAACAATTGAGATCAGAACCGCAAAAAAATATGAGGGAATGCTGAAGAAAGCAGTATAA
- a CDS encoding DHA2 family efflux MFS transporter permease subunit produces the protein MEHAIDTKTDRPPYGILAVLMIGAFIAFLNNTLLNIALPSIMADLEIEAATVQWLTTGFMLVNGILIPATAFLIEKYTVRRLFIVAMGLFTIGTLVAGVAHVFPVLLAGRMLQASGSAIMMPLLMNVMLISFPVEKRGAAMGVFGLILMFAPAIGPTLSGWIIEHYDWRMLFHFLSPIAGVILVLGAVMLKDKKEKVNIRLDVFSLVLSSVGFGGILYGFSSAGNKGWDSPHVYLTIAVGVISLIWFILKQTKSERPMLNFGVYKYPMFALSSAISMTVNMALFSGMILIPIYVQTLRGISPLDAGLMMLPGALVMAVMSPLTGKLFDKIGGRILAIIGLAITVGTTYVFSRLTLETTYTQLIILNSIRMFGMSMVMMPVSTNGLNQLPRRLYPHGTAMNNTLNQVAGAIGTALLVTVMSTRTETHAAEIAKEAMKGGTVANGGQMTEAAVAEMQQQVLMKAMLEGINDAFFVATFIAAAALVLAFFIKRATPMEDSVEESKQENMVPKLAKS, from the coding sequence ATGGAACACGCAATAGACACTAAAACAGACCGGCCGCCTTATGGGATTCTTGCTGTTTTAATGATCGGGGCATTTATTGCCTTTTTGAATAATACATTATTAAATATTGCCCTGCCATCTATCATGGCAGATTTAGAAATAGAAGCGGCAACAGTGCAGTGGCTGACTACCGGCTTTATGCTGGTTAATGGTATCTTGATCCCGGCTACTGCCTTTTTAATTGAAAAATATACAGTCCGCAGGTTATTTATTGTGGCAATGGGACTATTTACAATCGGTACGCTTGTAGCGGGTGTTGCTCATGTATTCCCGGTGTTGCTTGCAGGCAGAATGCTTCAGGCGTCTGGATCGGCTATTATGATGCCTCTATTAATGAATGTTATGCTGATCAGCTTCCCGGTGGAAAAACGCGGGGCAGCCATGGGTGTATTTGGACTAATCTTAATGTTTGCCCCTGCAATTGGGCCTACTCTTTCCGGATGGATTATTGAACATTATGATTGGAGAATGCTATTCCATTTCCTTTCACCGATTGCCGGTGTCATACTAGTGCTTGGCGCCGTCATGCTGAAAGACAAAAAGGAAAAAGTGAATATCCGGCTGGATGTGTTTTCTCTTGTTCTTTCAAGTGTAGGGTTTGGCGGAATACTTTACGGGTTCAGTTCTGCAGGGAACAAGGGCTGGGATAGCCCTCATGTGTATTTAACAATTGCAGTCGGAGTCATAAGTTTGATTTGGTTTATTTTAAAACAAACCAAATCAGAACGTCCGATGCTTAATTTTGGTGTATATAAATACCCGATGTTTGCATTATCATCAGCTATCAGCATGACGGTAAATATGGCGCTATTCTCAGGAATGATTCTGATTCCGATTTATGTTCAGACATTAAGGGGGATTTCACCGCTGGATGCAGGATTGATGATGCTTCCAGGTGCCCTTGTTATGGCAGTGATGTCGCCATTAACTGGAAAGCTGTTCGATAAAATTGGGGGCCGGATTTTGGCGATCATTGGGTTAGCCATTACAGTGGGAACTACTTATGTATTCAGCAGACTGACTTTGGAAACAACCTACACACAGCTGATTATACTCAACTCAATCAGGATGTTCGGGATGTCCATGGTCATGATGCCGGTTTCTACTAATGGCTTGAACCAGCTGCCTAGAAGGCTTTATCCGCATGGTACTGCAATGAACAATACGCTGAACCAGGTGGCCGGTGCCATTGGGACAGCCTTATTGGTAACAGTTATGTCAACAAGAACGGAAACACATGCTGCGGAAATTGCGAAAGAAGCGATGAAAGGCGGGACTGTGGCTAACGGCGGACAGATGACTGAAGCTGCTGTGGCGGAAATGCAGCAGCAGGTTCTAATGAAAGCCATGCTTGAGGGAATTAACGATGCTTTCTTCGTAGCAACCTTTATCGCTGCAGCTGCACTTGTTCTGGCCTTCTTCATTAAACGCGCAACACCAATGGAAGACTCGGTTGAAGAGTCAAAGCAGGAGAATATGGTGCCTAAATTGGCAAAAAGTTAA
- a CDS encoding TetR/AcrR family transcriptional regulator: MNNRKMHVIKKAHQLFLDKGFQATSIQDILDYSGISKGTFYNYFSSKNELLISIFKTLHEKMESERNKLLIGQDPSSLEVFTQQIELQMNMNRTNKLVALFEEVLVSNDPELKQFIKEGQLRMVDWIFSRFIEIFGEDKKPYLLDCAVMFLGILHHNVKYYTKFFEFSSSINPVVRYSVERIRKVVEEVSSAGDYLLNPELIENRFRQTDHKNMYILCKSILTLKKSIKQEDLNDCMDLLDFIQEEMIHSKKPRKFLIESALQSLSRCIAFMDAKEFKNLESLVLSCFKHPEEESV, from the coding sequence ATGAATAACAGGAAAATGCATGTTATAAAAAAAGCACATCAATTATTCCTGGATAAAGGTTTTCAGGCTACATCCATTCAGGATATTTTAGATTACAGCGGGATATCTAAGGGTACCTTCTATAATTATTTTTCTTCAAAAAACGAGCTTCTTATTTCCATTTTTAAAACATTGCATGAAAAAATGGAATCAGAACGCAATAAGCTTCTTATCGGCCAGGACCCAAGCAGCTTAGAAGTATTCACACAGCAGATCGAATTACAGATGAATATGAACCGGACCAATAAGCTGGTTGCCCTTTTTGAAGAAGTACTTGTTTCAAATGACCCTGAGCTCAAGCAGTTTATTAAGGAAGGCCAGCTTAGGATGGTGGATTGGATTTTCAGCCGGTTTATTGAAATCTTTGGCGAGGACAAGAAACCCTATTTGCTGGACTGTGCTGTGATGTTCCTTGGCATCCTCCATCATAACGTAAAATACTATACAAAGTTCTTTGAATTCTCTTCGAGCATTAATCCTGTGGTCCGTTATAGTGTAGAAAGGATAAGGAAGGTTGTTGAAGAGGTCAGTTCAGCCGGTGATTACCTGCTGAATCCTGAACTGATTGAAAACAGATTTAGGCAGACAGATCATAAAAATATGTATATTCTCTGCAAATCCATATTGACTTTGAAGAAGTCCATCAAGCAGGAAGATCTGAACGATTGCATGGATCTTCTGGACTTTATCCAGGAAGAAATGATTCATTCGAAAAAACCAAGAAAATTTCTCATTGAAAGTGCACTACAATCTTTGAGCAGGTGTATAGCATTTATGGATGCCAAAGAATTTAAAAACCTTGAAAGTCTGGTTTTATCCTGCTTTAAACATCCGGAAGAAGAATCGGTATAA
- a CDS encoding spore germination protein, protein MKKELKKKRPVSEIELEELEKSLSRSHDFQKVQYSNRQTKLCFSFTYFKTLTDQKMITKSLLPQLLLGDFNKIDDLKKLLPSASIQICEDLSKAEHMLLNGYVMVTSEAEKQKAAFMAAKCSYVREITHPEVEQTVIGAKEAFVESLENNLNLIRKRLPISELIIEEYIIGSISRTVVAVLYIEGITNTDYISMVKERIENIDFDEITDSSYIGQLISDNKNSPFPQLLDTERPDRAAAVLAEGKIVIAVDGSPHVLITPTTFSEFFSSFEDYFLNWTIASFARILRAFSVIFSIQITSIYVATLTYHMELVPTDLLGTLVTSRQHIPLPPFYEALMLELVIELLREAGARLPTKVGQTIGIVGGIVIGTASVQAGLTSNVLLIFIALAALAAFTTPVYKMNNTIRFLRFPFLLFANLWGFVGVLFCSCILLTHMLRLTSLGRPFMEPFYPPRYRDLKDSFLRFPFQPLRPVYLRTQNPHRFQPQKKSKVKKDIDE, encoded by the coding sequence ATGAAAAAAGAGTTAAAAAAGAAGAGACCTGTGTCAGAGATTGAACTTGAGGAGCTGGAAAAGTCGCTTTCACGGTCTCATGATTTTCAAAAAGTACAATATAGCAATAGACAAACAAAGCTCTGTTTTTCTTTTACTTATTTCAAAACACTGACTGATCAAAAAATGATCACAAAAAGTTTGCTCCCTCAGCTTCTTCTTGGTGATTTCAACAAAATCGATGATTTGAAAAAGCTTTTGCCATCTGCAAGCATACAAATTTGCGAAGATCTTTCAAAAGCAGAACATATGCTTTTGAATGGCTATGTGATGGTTACATCAGAAGCCGAGAAGCAAAAAGCGGCTTTTATGGCTGCTAAATGTTCTTATGTTAGAGAGATCACACATCCTGAAGTAGAGCAAACGGTTATTGGAGCAAAGGAAGCATTTGTTGAATCTCTGGAAAATAATTTAAATTTAATCCGCAAGCGGCTGCCCATCTCTGAACTGATCATAGAAGAATATATTATTGGAAGCATATCGAGAACAGTGGTGGCTGTTCTCTATATTGAGGGAATTACAAATACAGATTATATCAGCATGGTAAAAGAAAGAATCGAAAATATCGATTTTGATGAAATCACTGACAGTTCTTATATTGGACAGCTGATTTCAGATAATAAGAACTCTCCCTTTCCGCAGCTGCTGGATACAGAAAGACCGGACAGGGCAGCCGCTGTCCTTGCTGAAGGGAAAATAGTGATAGCCGTAGATGGGTCACCGCATGTACTGATTACCCCTACAACTTTTTCTGAATTCTTCAGTTCTTTTGAAGATTATTTTTTGAATTGGACTATCGCTTCTTTTGCCAGAATATTACGGGCCTTTTCTGTTATTTTCTCCATACAGATCACGTCTATTTATGTTGCAACGCTTACTTATCATATGGAGCTTGTCCCCACGGATTTATTAGGGACACTGGTAACTTCAAGACAGCATATTCCTTTGCCTCCTTTCTATGAAGCGTTAATGCTTGAACTGGTAATAGAGCTATTAAGAGAGGCTGGAGCCAGATTGCCTACGAAAGTCGGGCAGACAATCGGTATCGTAGGAGGGATTGTTATTGGGACTGCGTCTGTGCAGGCAGGGCTGACAAGTAATGTCCTGTTAATCTTTATCGCCCTTGCAGCTCTTGCCGCTTTTACTACACCTGTATATAAGATGAATAATACCATTCGCTTTCTAAGATTTCCGTTTTTATTATTCGCAAATTTATGGGGTTTTGTAGGCGTGCTGTTCTGTTCCTGTATTCTGTTAACACATATGCTCAGGCTCACATCTCTCGGCAGACCTTTTATGGAGCCGTTTTATCCGCCAAGGTATCGGGATCTGAAGGATTCGTTTCTCAGATTTCCGTTTCAGCCTTTAAGGCCAGTGTATTTAAGAACACAAAATCCGCATCGGTTTCAGCCGCAGAAAAAATCAAAGGTCAAGAAAGATATTGATGAATGA
- a CDS encoding FMN-binding glutamate synthase family protein has product MTKILLIATLAMISLLYIFLGFMLVIGWRWIMKRAVKQAGKIIMTDSYQENLIELIPGFKHMGIQNALENNLRAETGDVLHRPFGSSKKWPHFEEITFIPAQTSPFPIDGDEDVDVKVTIGPKAKKPMKIKIPLMISGMAYGIALSEQVKIALATAAKNTGTAINSGEGGILPEELESAGKYILQFSKTEWGKEEKTIKRADMIELKLGQGATLGMGSNISPENLTGRAREVMGLKENETAHIMEHFFEKQTLKDLKELVDELRKMSGGVPIGAKIGAGGKIEDDIDHLIEIGVDFIAVDGGQGASVGAPPLLADDFGIPTLHAITRASNHLEKRKKKGDISLIVSGGLFTPGHFLKVLALGADAVYLGSVMLFTVSHKQTLNALPFEPPTQAVWNQGEFKDVFKTEDGAKSAEKFLTASTEEIKMALRAMGKKSLKELSKKDLVAYDELTAKMIGIPFSFEPWEDQSKKV; this is encoded by the coding sequence ATGACCAAAATATTATTAATTGCAACACTTGCAATGATTTCCCTATTATATATTTTTTTAGGATTTATGCTTGTTATCGGCTGGCGCTGGATCATGAAGCGGGCAGTGAAGCAGGCAGGGAAAATTATTATGACAGACAGCTATCAGGAAAACCTCATTGAGCTTATTCCCGGTTTTAAGCATATGGGCATTCAAAATGCGCTTGAAAATAACCTGCGGGCCGAAACAGGTGATGTACTGCACCGCCCCTTTGGCTCATCGAAAAAATGGCCGCATTTTGAAGAAATTACGTTTATCCCTGCACAGACATCCCCTTTCCCTATTGACGGCGACGAAGATGTCGATGTGAAAGTGACGATTGGTCCAAAAGCGAAAAAGCCGATGAAAATCAAAATTCCACTGATGATTAGTGGAATGGCCTATGGAATCGCTTTAAGTGAGCAAGTCAAAATTGCATTGGCCACAGCTGCCAAGAATACAGGAACAGCCATCAATTCCGGTGAAGGCGGAATACTGCCTGAAGAGCTTGAAAGTGCGGGGAAGTACATTCTTCAGTTCTCCAAGACGGAGTGGGGTAAGGAAGAAAAGACTATTAAAAGGGCGGACATGATTGAACTTAAGCTGGGTCAGGGAGCTACACTGGGTATGGGCAGCAACATCTCCCCTGAAAATTTAACCGGTCGTGCAAGGGAAGTCATGGGGTTAAAGGAAAACGAAACCGCCCATATAATGGAACATTTTTTTGAAAAACAGACATTGAAGGATTTAAAAGAGCTGGTGGATGAGCTGCGTAAAATGTCCGGAGGTGTCCCGATCGGCGCAAAAATAGGGGCAGGCGGAAAGATTGAAGATGATATTGATCATTTAATCGAAATCGGGGTGGATTTTATCGCGGTTGATGGGGGACAAGGGGCTTCTGTCGGTGCACCTCCCCTATTGGCAGACGATTTTGGAATACCAACCCTGCATGCTATCACCCGTGCCTCAAACCATCTTGAAAAAAGAAAAAAGAAGGGGGATATAAGCTTAATTGTTTCTGGCGGTCTTTTTACACCAGGACACTTTTTAAAAGTCCTGGCGCTTGGAGCGGATGCGGTTTATCTGGGATCTGTTATGCTGTTTACTGTTTCCCATAAACAAACATTGAATGCTCTTCCTTTTGAACCGCCAACACAGGCTGTCTGGAACCAGGGGGAATTCAAAGATGTATTTAAAACGGAGGATGGGGCTAAGTCGGCGGAAAAGTTCTTGACCGCGAGCACCGAGGAAATCAAAATGGCTTTAAGAGCCATGGGGAAAAAGTCATTAAAAGAATTATCCAAGAAAGATCTTGTGGCTTATGATGAACTCACCGCGAAAATGATCGGAATCCCATTTTCCTTTGAACCATGGGAGGACCAATCTAAGAAGGTATAA
- a CDS encoding glycoside hydrolase family 13 protein translates to MSKKWWKEAVVYQIYWRSFFDSDGDGYGDLRGVIKKLDYIKNLGVDVIWLNPFYQSPDRDNGYDISDYYGIMEKAGDMEAFDDLIHEIHQRGMKVIMDLVVNHTSDQHPWFVESRSSKNNPKRDWYIWKDPKDGREPNNWRSYFAPSCWEWDKATGQYYYHSFAVEQPDLNWENPELRQEIYKMMRFWLDKGIDGFRMDVINLLAKREDLSDAENPYNISYLANNPGIHDYLQEMHREVLQHYDVMTVGEIPFVSPEEGLLYVDESRNELNTLFHFQVADEMPVWDMLRFKEIQSSWHEGLKQKGWNSQFLNNHDHTRQVTRYGNDGQYRIQSAKLLAAMIHTLPGTPYIYQGEEIGMTGVRFDSIEDYNDIAMKNKYHEEISKGRDPQEVFESLLLLSRDNSRTPMQWNASSQAGFTAGEPWIKVNPNYKEINVESALDDTDSVYYFYQKLIELRKQNEVMVYGDYKDLLPDDEHLYVYTRSYNDVTWLIVLNHGDEQQAFTFDGFANREIILSNYKNDYDKNEEILLPYEARIYEIS, encoded by the coding sequence GTGAGTAAAAAATGGTGGAAAGAAGCTGTTGTATATCAAATTTACTGGAGAAGCTTTTTTGATTCCGATGGTGATGGCTATGGTGATTTAAGAGGGGTTATAAAAAAGCTTGATTATATTAAGAATCTTGGCGTTGATGTGATTTGGCTGAATCCCTTTTATCAATCACCAGACCGGGATAATGGCTATGACATTTCAGATTATTATGGGATTATGGAAAAGGCTGGTGACATGGAAGCTTTCGATGATCTGATCCATGAAATACATCAGCGCGGTATGAAGGTCATTATGGATCTGGTTGTAAACCATACTTCTGACCAGCATCCCTGGTTCGTGGAATCACGCTCCTCCAAAAATAATCCGAAAAGAGATTGGTATATTTGGAAGGATCCAAAGGATGGCAGGGAGCCGAATAATTGGCGCTCCTATTTTGCTCCATCATGCTGGGAATGGGACAAAGCAACAGGACAATATTATTATCATTCCTTTGCAGTCGAGCAGCCGGATCTTAATTGGGAAAATCCAGAACTGCGCCAGGAAATCTACAAAATGATGCGCTTCTGGCTGGATAAAGGAATTGACGGGTTTCGAATGGATGTGATTAATCTATTGGCAAAAAGAGAAGATTTATCAGATGCAGAGAACCCTTATAATATAAGCTATCTGGCCAATAATCCGGGTATCCATGATTATCTTCAGGAGATGCATCGGGAAGTCCTTCAGCATTATGACGTGATGACTGTCGGAGAGATCCCATTTGTTTCACCGGAAGAGGGACTGCTCTATGTGGATGAAAGCAGAAATGAACTGAACACTCTGTTCCATTTTCAGGTGGCAGATGAAATGCCGGTATGGGATATGCTCAGATTCAAGGAAATCCAATCAAGCTGGCATGAAGGACTTAAGCAAAAAGGGTGGAATTCACAATTCCTTAACAACCATGATCACACAAGACAGGTTACCCGTTATGGAAATGATGGCCAATACCGTATTCAGTCTGCGAAGCTTTTGGCAGCAATGATTCATACCTTACCTGGAACTCCTTATATCTATCAGGGCGAAGAAATCGGCATGACAGGTGTGAGATTTGATTCCATTGAAGACTACAATGACATTGCTATGAAAAATAAATATCATGAAGAAATTTCAAAAGGGCGTGACCCTCAGGAGGTTTTTGAAAGCTTATTGCTTTTGAGCCGCGATAACTCCAGGACACCGATGCAGTGGAACGCAAGCAGCCAGGCAGGCTTTACAGCTGGTGAACCATGGATCAAAGTGAATCCGAATTATAAGGAAATCAATGTCGAATCAGCTCTGGATGATACAGACTCCGTATATTATTTTTATCAAAAGCTGATTGAATTAAGAAAACAAAACGAGGTAATGGTTTACGGGGATTATAAGGATCTATTGCCAGATGATGAACACCTATATGTATATACACGCTCCTATAATGATGTAACCTGGCTGATTGTTTTAAACCATGGCGACGAGCAGCAGGCGTTCACATTTGACGGCTTTGCAAATCGGGAAATCATTCTTTCTAATTATAAGAATGATTATGATAAAAATGAAGAAATACTGCTTCCGTATGAAGCAAGAATTTATGAAATTAGCTGA